A stretch of the Oncorhynchus clarkii lewisi isolate Uvic-CL-2024 chromosome 9, UVic_Ocla_1.0, whole genome shotgun sequence genome encodes the following:
- the LOC139416779 gene encoding phosphatidylinositol 5-phosphate 4-kinase type-2 gamma-like isoform X2 yields MASIGNAVSSPMVILAPKTKTKKKHFVQQKVKVFRASDPVLSVFMWGVNHSVSLTRSPPVRGGDAQGEGILLTSYDRTLVIKQISSEDVADMHGILSEYHQHIVKCHGSTLLPQFLGMYRVGVENEETYLIVMRNMFSHRLVVHRKYDLKGSLVSREASDKERVKELPTYKDMDFRNNMQKVYVNEEQKEKVMEKLNRDVEFLVKLKIMDYSLLLGIHDLGRAEREEEEGEEPSIEENGETENGLMQVPNACSYSTSPEGIAGYMASCKPLGPGEFDPYVDVYAIRSAPGAPQKEVYFMGLIDVLTQYDTKKKAAHAAKTVKHGAGAEISTVHPEQYAKRFRDFIANIFA; encoded by the exons ATGGCCTCTATCGGTAACGCTGTTTCCAGTCCAATGGTGATATTGGCCCcaaaaaccaaaaccaaaaagAAACATTTTGTGCAGCAGAAGGTGAAGGTATTTCGTGCCAGTGACCCAGTCTTGAGCGTTTTTATGTGGGGTGTAAACCATTCG GTCTCTTTGACCCGTAGCCCTCCTGTAAGAGGTGGGGACGCCCAGGGGGAGGGGATCCTCCTGACCTCCTATGACCGCACGCTGGTCATTAAGCAGATCTCTAGTGAGGACGTGGCAGACATGCACGGCATCCTGTCTGAATACCACCAG CACATAGTGAAGTGTCACGGCAGCACTCTGCTGCCCCAGTTCCTGGGGATGTACCGTGTGGGTGTAGAGAATGAGGAGACCTACCTGATCGTCATGAGGAACATGTTCAGCCACAGACTGGTGGTGCACAGGAAGTACGACCTTAAG GGCTCTCTGGTGTCTCGTGAAGCAAGTGACAAAGAGCGG GTGAAAGAGCTGCCCACCTACAAGGACATGGACTTCAGAAACAACATGCAGAAGGTGTATGTGAACGAGGAGCAGAAGGAGAAGGTCATGGAGAAACTCAACAGAGATGTGGAG TTTCTTGTCAAGCTAAAGATTATGGACTACAGCCTGCTCCTGGGTATCCATGACTTGGGGCGGGCTGAgcgggaagaggaggagggagaggaacccTCTATTGAGGAGAATGGGGAGACTGAGAATGGCCTGATGCAGGTCCCTAACGCGTGCTCCTACAGCACGTCTCCTGAGGGCATCGCTGGCTACATGGCCTCCTGCAAGCCCCTGGGGCCCGGGGAGTTTGACCCCTATGTGGATGTGTATGCCATAAGGAGTGCCCCTG gagCCCCTCAGAAGGAGGTGTACTTCATGGGTCTGATAGACGTTCTAACACAGTACGACACCAAGAAGAAAGCCGCTCACGCAGCCAAAACTGTCAAGCATGGG
- the LOC139416779 gene encoding phosphatidylinositol 5-phosphate 4-kinase type-2 gamma-like isoform X1, protein MASIGNAVSSPMVILAPKTKTKKKHFVQQKVKVFRASDPVLSVFMWGVNHSINDLNQVPVPVMLLPDDFKANTKIKVNNHFFNKENLPGHFKFKEYCPQVFRNLRERFGIEDLDYQVSLTRSPPVRGGDAQGEGILLTSYDRTLVIKQISSEDVADMHGILSEYHQHIVKCHGSTLLPQFLGMYRVGVENEETYLIVMRNMFSHRLVVHRKYDLKGSLVSREASDKERVKELPTYKDMDFRNNMQKVYVNEEQKEKVMEKLNRDVEFLVKLKIMDYSLLLGIHDLGRAEREEEEGEEPSIEENGETENGLMQVPNACSYSTSPEGIAGYMASCKPLGPGEFDPYVDVYAIRSAPGAPQKEVYFMGLIDVLTQYDTKKKAAHAAKTVKHGAGAEISTVHPEQYAKRFRDFIANIFA, encoded by the exons ATGGCCTCTATCGGTAACGCTGTTTCCAGTCCAATGGTGATATTGGCCCcaaaaaccaaaaccaaaaagAAACATTTTGTGCAGCAGAAGGTGAAGGTATTTCGTGCCAGTGACCCAGTCTTGAGCGTTTTTATGTGGGGTGTAAACCATTCG ATAAATGACCTAAACCAAGTGCCTGTTCCTGTCATGCTATTGCCTGATGACTTCAAAGCCAACACTAAGATCAAAGTCAACAACCACTTCTTCAACAA AGAGAATCTACCAGGACATTTCAAGTTTAAAGAATACTGCCCTCAGGTGTTCCGGAATCTTAGGGAGCGCTTCGGAATTGAGGATCTCGACTACCAG GTCTCTTTGACCCGTAGCCCTCCTGTAAGAGGTGGGGACGCCCAGGGGGAGGGGATCCTCCTGACCTCCTATGACCGCACGCTGGTCATTAAGCAGATCTCTAGTGAGGACGTGGCAGACATGCACGGCATCCTGTCTGAATACCACCAG CACATAGTGAAGTGTCACGGCAGCACTCTGCTGCCCCAGTTCCTGGGGATGTACCGTGTGGGTGTAGAGAATGAGGAGACCTACCTGATCGTCATGAGGAACATGTTCAGCCACAGACTGGTGGTGCACAGGAAGTACGACCTTAAG GGCTCTCTGGTGTCTCGTGAAGCAAGTGACAAAGAGCGG GTGAAAGAGCTGCCCACCTACAAGGACATGGACTTCAGAAACAACATGCAGAAGGTGTATGTGAACGAGGAGCAGAAGGAGAAGGTCATGGAGAAACTCAACAGAGATGTGGAG TTTCTTGTCAAGCTAAAGATTATGGACTACAGCCTGCTCCTGGGTATCCATGACTTGGGGCGGGCTGAgcgggaagaggaggagggagaggaacccTCTATTGAGGAGAATGGGGAGACTGAGAATGGCCTGATGCAGGTCCCTAACGCGTGCTCCTACAGCACGTCTCCTGAGGGCATCGCTGGCTACATGGCCTCCTGCAAGCCCCTGGGGCCCGGGGAGTTTGACCCCTATGTGGATGTGTATGCCATAAGGAGTGCCCCTG gagCCCCTCAGAAGGAGGTGTACTTCATGGGTCTGATAGACGTTCTAACACAGTACGACACCAAGAAGAAAGCCGCTCACGCAGCCAAAACTGTCAAGCATGGG
- the LOC139416809 gene encoding insulin-like growth factor-binding protein 6: MPLLSNLTTIILLLIAHCASSTLANRLGPYKGCFSCKEPGRAPRDHIGQAGSTSMLAQGEPCGVYTMSCAKGLRCVPLPQEHSPLQALLQGRGFCTKQSRTSPTERPHPTGPHPSHSGEIEKAPCRKLLNSVLRGVELTIFLSDRDIYIPNCDTLGFYRKKQCRSSKGVQRGLCWCVDELGTALSSRASEDGTLPCDGD; encoded by the exons ATGCCTCTCCTTTCTAACTTAACGACTATTATCTTGTTGTTGATTGCTCACTGCGCATCTTCGACTCTAGCTAACCGTTTGGGACCCTACAAGGGTTGTTTCTCGTGTAAAGAACCAGGTCGGGCCCCCCGCGACCATATTGGGCAGGCAGGCAGTACATCAATGTTGGCCCAGGGAGAGCCCTGTGGTGTGTACACCATGAGCTGTGCCAAGGGGCTGCGCTGCGTGCCTCTTCCTCAGGAACACAGCCCtctccaggctctgttgcagggCAGGGGCTTCTGCACCAAGCAAAGCAGGACCAGTCCCACGGAGAGGCCCCACCCCACAG GTCCACATCCTTCGCATAGTGGTGAAATAGAAAAG GCACCCTGCCGTAAGCTGCTCAATAGTGTTCTGCGTGGTGTTGAGCTCACTATCTTCCTGTCTGATCGTGACATCTATATCCCCAATTGTGATACTCTGGGCTTCTACAGGAAAAAGCAG tgtCGTTCCTCCAAGGGTGTACAGCGTGGCCTCTGTTGGTGTGTGGACGAGCTGGGTACCGCCTTGTCCTCACGTGCCAGCGAAGACGGCACTTTACCATGCGATGGAGATTGA